A part of Variovorax sp. HW608 genomic DNA contains:
- a CDS encoding alpha/beta hydrolase family protein, whose amino-acid sequence MFQYFPSNYVWSLSTMIALTHGGNIGEVDAMCAPLLEAARAGDDPGTLAFYEAWKGGGDKLIALAEADLAKGHRLSAGEKLGRAALYCGIAERMQAHGFEQRLAMYQRSLVLFAQARELARENCERVEIPYGDAHLSALYVRAENVSGPAPIVVVMNGLDSTKEMLQKSVMGTMLARRGLSALFVDQPGTGEALRLHELPAVPESEVWASRVVDWLVQRPDVDAMRIGALGVSLGGYYCPRAVAFEPRFACGAVWGANHDWREVQRARLKREGENPVPHYWKHVQWVFGARDIDDFLAKAEAMHLNGVLDRIRVPFLVTHGENDRQIPLKYAHQTYEQLVNSPRRDLMIFTAREGGVEHSSLDNPHNAGNQIADWLAEQLGGNVA is encoded by the coding sequence ATGTTCCAGTACTTTCCCTCCAACTACGTTTGGAGCCTGTCCACGATGATCGCCCTGACCCATGGCGGCAACATCGGCGAGGTGGACGCGATGTGCGCGCCCCTCCTCGAAGCGGCGCGCGCGGGCGACGACCCCGGCACGCTGGCCTTCTACGAGGCCTGGAAGGGCGGCGGCGACAAGTTGATCGCGCTCGCCGAGGCTGACCTCGCCAAGGGCCACAGGCTGTCGGCAGGCGAGAAGCTCGGCCGCGCCGCACTGTATTGCGGCATTGCCGAACGCATGCAGGCGCATGGTTTCGAGCAGCGCCTGGCGATGTACCAGCGCTCGCTGGTGCTGTTTGCCCAGGCTCGCGAGTTGGCGCGCGAGAACTGCGAGCGCGTCGAGATCCCGTACGGCGACGCACACCTGAGCGCCCTGTACGTGCGCGCCGAAAACGTGAGCGGCCCGGCCCCCATCGTCGTCGTGATGAACGGTCTCGACAGCACCAAGGAGATGCTGCAGAAAAGCGTCATGGGCACGATGCTCGCCCGCCGCGGCCTGTCGGCGCTCTTCGTGGACCAGCCCGGCACCGGCGAGGCCTTGCGCCTGCACGAGTTGCCGGCCGTGCCCGAGTCCGAGGTCTGGGCCTCCAGGGTCGTCGACTGGCTGGTCCAGCGGCCCGATGTCGATGCCATGCGCATCGGCGCCCTGGGCGTCTCGCTGGGCGGTTACTACTGCCCGCGCGCCGTCGCCTTCGAGCCGCGCTTCGCCTGCGGCGCCGTCTGGGGCGCCAACCACGACTGGCGCGAGGTTCAACGAGCGCGCCTGAAGCGCGAAGGCGAGAACCCGGTGCCGCACTACTGGAAGCACGTGCAATGGGTCTTCGGCGCCAGGGACATCGACGACTTCCTGGCCAAGGCCGAGGCCATGCATCTGAACGGCGTGCTGGATCGCATCCGGGTTCCCTTCCTCGTGACCCATGGCGAGAACGACCGGCAGATCCCGCTCAAGTACGCGCACCAGACCTACGAGCAACTGGTCAACAGCCCGCGGCGCGATCTGATGATCTTCACCGCCCGTGAAGGCGGCGTCGAACACAGCTCGCTGGACAACCCCCACAACGCCGGCAATCAGATCGCGGATTGGCTGGCCGAACAACTCGGCGGCAACGTCGCCTAA
- a CDS encoding phytoene desaturase family protein, translating into MSAMNGNSYDIVAMGAGHNGLVAAAYLAKAGKKVLVLERKSYPGGGVSTRQLNTPGYWHDEHSSVHIMIQGNPMLRQDELGLIGQHGLKYHYSPVPHATIFPDQSALFTYKDIDKTCECFAKVSAKDAETYRGFVKTSQQVLQMFMPGLYAPPPPLGELVAMLDRSDEGRLMLDYMNRDCLDLVNQLYESDRIKIHLLRLVSENLQAPSELGTGMGVLLMPGIIHTYGVSQPIGGSGKLTESLVRCIESHGGEVRCNAEVARILTRGGRATGVQLADGEQIMARDAVIGALHPHVIRKFVEGVPEPVLARAERATLAPFSIMVSHYDLKENVRYHAGEEVGYATMLEFMATDRLDEMLADFDGLKRGLITERRLCAGGDESIGDKTRVPAGAGMFHGITFAPYSVKDERWAGRHWDEFKEEIGDLSLAHYRKFVSNLTDDNIIARSIVSPVDLERSSPNSMMRGDVHGVAPYFYQSAGHRPTPDLGQFTVPGVERLYLAGPFQHPGGGVYGAGRATAIRMFEQLGMDFAAVSGGARQDLGVPATVSAARASGGMVLRGAADEELMNVESLTRVGNELVVKGKSFGTLPMEARLDAASARAGLKMLGLKQAAFLATLPFRKGDRK; encoded by the coding sequence ATGTCTGCAATGAATGGCAACAGCTACGACATCGTCGCAATGGGTGCCGGCCACAACGGCCTGGTCGCCGCCGCTTACCTGGCCAAGGCCGGCAAGAAGGTGCTGGTGCTGGAGCGCAAGTCCTACCCGGGCGGCGGCGTGTCGACGCGCCAGCTCAACACGCCCGGCTACTGGCACGACGAGCACAGCAGCGTGCACATCATGATCCAGGGCAACCCGATGCTGCGCCAGGACGAGCTCGGCCTGATCGGTCAGCACGGGCTGAAGTACCACTACTCGCCGGTGCCGCACGCGACGATCTTCCCGGATCAGTCGGCGCTCTTCACCTACAAGGACATCGACAAGACCTGCGAGTGTTTCGCCAAGGTCTCGGCCAAGGACGCCGAGACCTATCGCGGCTTCGTCAAGACGAGCCAGCAGGTCCTGCAGATGTTCATGCCGGGCCTGTATGCGCCGCCGCCGCCGCTGGGCGAGCTCGTCGCGATGCTCGATCGCAGCGACGAAGGCCGGTTGATGCTGGACTACATGAACCGCGACTGCCTGGACCTGGTCAACCAGCTCTACGAGAGCGACAGGATCAAGATCCACCTGCTGCGCCTGGTGAGCGAGAACCTGCAGGCGCCGAGCGAGCTCGGCACCGGCATGGGCGTGCTGCTGATGCCCGGCATCATCCACACCTATGGCGTGTCGCAGCCCATCGGCGGCAGCGGCAAGCTCACGGAATCGCTGGTGCGCTGCATCGAGAGCCATGGCGGCGAGGTGCGCTGCAATGCCGAGGTCGCCAGGATTCTCACCCGCGGTGGCCGCGCCACGGGCGTCCAGCTTGCCGATGGCGAGCAGATCATGGCGCGCGACGCGGTCATCGGCGCGCTCCACCCGCATGTCATCCGCAAGTTCGTCGAGGGCGTGCCCGAGCCGGTGTTGGCGCGCGCCGAACGCGCCACGCTGGCGCCGTTTTCCATCATGGTCAGCCACTACGACCTGAAGGAGAACGTCAGGTACCACGCCGGCGAGGAGGTCGGCTACGCGACGATGCTCGAGTTCATGGCGACCGACCGCCTGGACGAGATGCTGGCCGACTTCGACGGCCTCAAGCGCGGCCTGATCACCGAACGGCGCCTGTGCGCGGGCGGCGACGAGAGCATCGGCGACAAGACCCGCGTGCCGGCGGGCGCCGGCATGTTCCACGGCATCACCTTCGCGCCCTACAGCGTCAAGGACGAGCGCTGGGCCGGCAGGCACTGGGACGAGTTCAAGGAAGAGATCGGCGACCTCTCGCTGGCGCACTACCGCAAGTTCGTTTCCAACCTCACTGATGACAACATCATCGCCCGCAGCATCGTCAGCCCGGTGGACCTGGAGCGGTCCAGCCCCAACAGCATGATGCGCGGCGACGTGCACGGCGTGGCGCCGTACTTCTATCAAAGCGCCGGGCACCGGCCGACACCCGATCTGGGCCAGTTCACCGTGCCCGGGGTCGAGCGCCTGTATCTCGCGGGCCCGTTCCAGCACCCGGGCGGCGGCGTCTACGGCGCCGGTCGCGCGACCGCGATCAGGATGTTCGAGCAGCTCGGCATGGATTTCGCAGCCGTGAGCGGTGGCGCGCGGCAGGACCTGGGCGTGCCGGCCACGGTGTCCGCGGCCCGGGCCAGCGGTGGCATGGTCTTGCGCGGCGCGGCCGATGAAGAGCTGATGAACGTCGAGTCGCTCACGCGCGTCGGCAACGAGCTGGTCGTCAAGGGCAAGAGCTTCGGCACCCTGCCGATGGAGGCGCGCCTGGATGCGGCTTCGGCGCGCGCCGGTCTGAAGATGCTGGGGCTGAAGCAGGCGGCTTTCCTGGCGACGCTGCCGTTCCGCAAGGGGGACCGGAAGTGA
- a CDS encoding VOC family protein — protein sequence MNIVGLDALVFGVEDMAAGRQYLLDYGLKETEASAAGGNYEALDGTAVVLRHASDPGLPKANAPSPNLRETIYGVADAATLAAIADNLGQDRALATDAEGTIHTVDDGGYAIAFRVTRRRAIVAPHIGINVPGQMPGRAPNVCAADKDEVMLPRSLSHVVYFVPDVAKAQAFYEQRLGFRVTDRFIGLGPFMRPAGTLDHHTLFMIQSFNDHMVGMNHFTFHLGSAHEVLHAGWRFAQKGYKSFWGPGRHVMGSNYFWYFNSPFGGTMEFDADMDLHDDSWTPRAMPPGADNSQIFLFEHRPKWAPGE from the coding sequence ATGAACATCGTCGGACTCGACGCACTCGTCTTCGGTGTCGAAGACATGGCCGCCGGCAGGCAGTACCTGCTCGACTACGGCCTGAAGGAAACCGAGGCCTCGGCCGCGGGCGGCAACTACGAGGCGCTGGACGGCACGGCCGTGGTGCTGCGCCACGCCAGCGATCCCGGCCTCCCCAAGGCCAATGCGCCGTCGCCCAACCTGCGCGAGACGATCTACGGCGTGGCCGACGCCGCGACCCTGGCCGCGATCGCCGACAACCTGGGGCAGGACCGCGCGCTCGCGACCGACGCCGAAGGCACGATCCATACCGTCGACGACGGCGGCTATGCGATTGCGTTCCGCGTCACGCGCCGGCGCGCGATCGTCGCACCGCACATCGGCATCAACGTGCCGGGCCAGATGCCGGGCCGCGCACCCAACGTCTGCGCCGCCGACAAGGACGAAGTGATGCTGCCGCGTTCGCTGTCGCACGTCGTCTACTTCGTGCCCGACGTCGCCAAGGCTCAGGCCTTCTACGAGCAACGGCTCGGCTTTCGGGTGACCGACCGCTTCATCGGCCTCGGGCCCTTCATGCGCCCGGCCGGCACGCTGGATCACCACACCTTGTTCATGATCCAGAGCTTCAACGACCACATGGTCGGCATGAACCATTTCACCTTCCACCTCGGTTCGGCGCACGAGGTGCTGCATGCCGGCTGGCGCTTCGCGCAGAAGGGCTACAAGAGCTTCTGGGGCCCGGGCCGCCACGTCATGGGCAGCAACTACTTCTGGTACTTCAACAGCCCCTTCGGCGGCACCATGGAGTTCGACGCCGACATGGACCTGCACGACGACAGCTGGACGCCGCGCGCCATGCCGCCGGGCGCCGACAACTCGCAGATCTTCCTGTTCGAGCACCGCCCGAAATGGGCGCCTGGCGAGTGA
- a CDS encoding Rieske (2Fe-2S) protein, whose protein sequence is MGAWRVMTKMLCRISDLPDGGARGLLRQGNDDQVFAVRQGDEVFVWRNDCPHDHRPLEYRQDQFLSGDGRHIVCYAHSAHFDIRSGHCFAGPCEGKALIPVPTRIDNLGVVWIGDALPTPFDSI, encoded by the coding sequence ATGGGCGCCTGGCGAGTGATGACGAAGATGCTGTGCCGCATTTCCGACCTGCCCGATGGCGGCGCGCGCGGCCTGCTGCGACAGGGCAACGACGACCAGGTGTTCGCCGTGCGGCAGGGCGACGAGGTCTTCGTCTGGCGCAACGACTGCCCGCACGACCACCGGCCGCTCGAGTACCGGCAGGACCAGTTCCTGTCGGGCGACGGACGGCACATCGTCTGCTACGCCCATTCGGCGCATTTCGATATCCGCAGCGGCCATTGCTTTGCCGGCCCCTGCGAGGGGAAGGCGCTGATCCCGGTGCCGACCCGCATCGACAACCTTGGCGTGGTGTGGATCGGCGACGCGCTGCCCACACCCTTCGATTCGATCTAG
- the hisD gene encoding histidinol dehydrogenase, with product MIHHLKKGQAASVKADINTQVRSTVEGILADIEARGDAAVREWSTRFDNWSPASFRLGQADIDACIAALSPQALADIKFAQAQIRRFAQIQKSSMHDVEIETLPGVVLGHRNIPVNSVGCYIPGGKYPLIASAHMSVLTAKVAGVKRVIACAPPFEGKPCPEIVAAMHLAGADEIYCVGGVQAVAAMAIGTESIAAVDMIVGPGNAYVAEAKRQLFGRVGIDLFAGPTETMVICDDTVDAELVAVDLLGQAEHGPTSPAYCITTSKKIAAELPAAIENVLSRLDTAPVASVAWRDWGELILCDTDEEALQEAERLCSEHVQVMTRDPDWYLQRMTRYGALFLGHRTNVSYGDKVIGTNHTLPTQGAGRYTGGLWVGKFIKTHTYQRVLSDEASVMVGEVCSRLCALEHLAGHKEQADIRVRRLAATA from the coding sequence ATGATCCACCACCTCAAGAAAGGCCAGGCCGCTTCGGTCAAGGCCGACATCAACACCCAGGTGCGCAGCACCGTCGAAGGCATCCTGGCCGACATCGAAGCCCGCGGCGACGCGGCGGTGCGCGAGTGGAGCACCCGGTTCGACAACTGGTCGCCCGCATCCTTCCGCCTGGGCCAGGCCGACATCGACGCCTGCATCGCCGCGCTGTCGCCGCAGGCGCTGGCCGACATCAAGTTCGCGCAAGCGCAGATCCGCCGCTTCGCGCAGATCCAGAAGAGCTCGATGCACGACGTCGAGATCGAGACCCTGCCGGGCGTGGTGCTGGGCCACCGCAACATTCCGGTGAACTCGGTCGGTTGCTACATCCCCGGCGGCAAGTACCCGCTGATCGCCTCGGCCCACATGAGCGTGCTGACCGCCAAGGTGGCCGGCGTGAAGCGCGTGATCGCCTGCGCGCCTCCGTTCGAGGGCAAGCCCTGCCCGGAAATCGTCGCCGCCATGCACCTGGCCGGCGCCGACGAGATCTACTGCGTGGGCGGTGTGCAGGCGGTGGCCGCGATGGCCATCGGCACCGAGAGCATCGCTGCCGTCGACATGATCGTCGGCCCCGGCAATGCCTATGTGGCCGAGGCCAAACGGCAGCTCTTCGGCCGCGTCGGCATCGACCTGTTCGCCGGGCCGACCGAAACCATGGTGATCTGCGACGACACGGTCGACGCCGAACTGGTGGCGGTCGACCTGCTGGGCCAGGCCGAGCACGGACCGACATCGCCGGCCTACTGCATCACCACCAGCAAGAAGATTGCGGCCGAATTGCCGGCTGCGATCGAGAACGTTCTCAGCCGACTGGACACGGCCCCGGTGGCCAGCGTGGCCTGGCGCGACTGGGGTGAACTGATCCTCTGCGACACCGACGAGGAAGCGTTGCAGGAAGCCGAGCGGCTGTGCTCGGAGCACGTGCAGGTGATGACGCGCGACCCCGACTGGTATCTGCAGCGCATGACCCGCTACGGCGCGTTGTTCCTGGGCCACCGCACGAACGTCTCGTACGGCGACAAGGTGATCGGCACCAACCACACGCTGCCCACGCAGGGCGCGGGCCGCTACACCGGCGGGCTGTGGGTCGGCAAGTTCATCAAGACCCACACCTACCAGCGCGTGCTGAGCGACGAGGCCAGCGTGATGGTCGGCGAGGTCTGCTCGCGCCTGTGCGCGCTGGAGCACCTGGCGGGCCACAAGGAACAGGCCGACATCCGGGTACGCCGGCTCGCAGCGACGGCCTGA
- a CDS encoding SMP-30/gluconolactonase/LRE family protein, translated as MSKDSNPLKGWRVDRSAIRHLGVGLQRPECILAERDGTIWTADARGVMRIDADGAQTLVRQRGVADRSLTAESAVLGGSLPNGIAFDRDGNIVIANFGTDAIELMTRDGQLRTLYDSVDGQPLGKTNFVLCDRRGRIWFTVTTREVPWTKSINARTADGYVGVIDERGIRIVADGFVGTNEIRFDASEEWLYVVETNARRISRLRVDDDARVSAREVFGPSDLGGFPDGFAFDAFGNLWITLVLTERLVALTPDGELLTLLDDGNPAALASYEQHYADGTVTPELMGACRGTLAPMMASLTFGGPDLQTVYLGSLMGTTLPSFRSPVAGLAMSHWRPG; from the coding sequence ATGAGCAAAGACAGCAACCCTCTCAAAGGTTGGCGGGTCGACCGATCGGCGATCCGCCACCTGGGTGTCGGCCTGCAGCGTCCCGAATGCATCCTGGCCGAGCGCGACGGCACGATCTGGACGGCCGACGCGCGCGGCGTGATGCGCATCGACGCCGATGGCGCACAGACCTTGGTCCGGCAGCGGGGCGTCGCGGACCGGTCGCTCACGGCCGAATCGGCCGTGCTGGGCGGCAGCCTGCCCAACGGCATCGCCTTCGACCGCGACGGCAACATCGTCATCGCCAACTTCGGCACCGACGCGATCGAGCTGATGACACGCGATGGCCAGTTGCGCACGCTCTATGACAGCGTCGACGGCCAGCCGCTGGGCAAGACCAACTTCGTGCTGTGCGACCGGCGCGGCCGGATCTGGTTCACCGTGACCACGCGCGAAGTGCCGTGGACGAAGTCGATCAACGCCAGGACCGCCGACGGCTATGTCGGCGTGATCGACGAGCGCGGCATCCGCATCGTGGCCGACGGCTTCGTCGGTACCAACGAGATCCGCTTCGACGCGAGCGAAGAATGGCTGTATGTCGTCGAAACCAATGCACGGCGGATATCGCGCTTGCGCGTGGACGACGATGCACGGGTGAGCGCGCGGGAAGTCTTCGGCCCGAGCGATCTCGGCGGCTTCCCGGACGGCTTCGCCTTCGACGCCTTCGGCAACCTGTGGATCACCCTGGTGCTCACGGAGCGCCTGGTCGCGCTCACGCCCGACGGCGAATTGCTGACCCTGCTCGACGACGGAAACCCGGCTGCGCTGGCCAGCTACGAGCAGCACTACGCCGACGGCACGGTGACGCCCGAACTGATGGGCGCCTGCCGGGGCACGCTGGCACCCATGATGGCCAGCCTGACCTTTGGCGGGCCGGATCTGCAAACGGTCTACCTGGGCAGCCTGATGGGTACCACGCTGCCCAGTTTCCGCTCGCCGGTGGCCGGACTGGCGATGTCACACTGGCGGCCTGGATGA
- a CDS encoding FAD-dependent oxidoreductase, protein MTLVNKVLIVGGGIGGMCAAIQLRKHGVAVDLVELNPEWTVYGAGITVSGPTLRALRTVGVVDEVLARGGHWSAIDICAADGTVTATVPVAPAVGAEDLPPAGGIMRPVLADILSRATRQAGTTVRLGLTFESIAQDEHGVDVVFSDGTRGRYDLVIGADGVNSKVREAVFPGAPIPKFTGQGSWRAVVPRTRQNSTIYMGRSTKAGLNPVSETESYLFVLDPRDGLEFLPVDRWPSLLAELLSEFGGAIGEIRSGLLDGSLPQHRIVYRPLAGLMLSAPWHRGRVVLLGDAVHATTPHLASGAGIAVEGAVVLADELARCHFLEGALTAYAGRRYDRARLVVGSSMRMGEIEQSGGSKEEHTEVMVHAMRALTASI, encoded by the coding sequence ATGACACTGGTCAACAAGGTTCTGATCGTCGGCGGCGGCATTGGCGGCATGTGCGCCGCCATTCAACTGCGCAAGCACGGCGTCGCCGTCGATCTGGTCGAGCTCAATCCGGAATGGACGGTCTACGGCGCGGGCATCACCGTCAGCGGCCCGACCCTGCGTGCGCTGCGCACGGTGGGCGTGGTGGACGAGGTGCTCGCGCGCGGCGGCCACTGGTCCGCGATCGACATCTGCGCCGCCGATGGGACGGTGACGGCCACCGTGCCCGTTGCGCCTGCGGTGGGCGCAGAGGATCTGCCGCCGGCCGGCGGCATCATGCGGCCGGTGCTGGCCGACATCCTGAGCCGCGCCACGCGCCAGGCCGGCACGACCGTCCGCCTCGGCCTCACGTTCGAGTCGATTGCGCAGGACGAGCACGGCGTGGACGTCGTCTTCAGCGACGGCACGCGCGGCCGCTATGACCTGGTGATCGGCGCCGATGGCGTCAATTCGAAGGTCCGTGAAGCCGTGTTCCCGGGTGCCCCGATCCCGAAGTTCACCGGCCAGGGCTCCTGGCGCGCCGTGGTGCCGCGCACGCGGCAGAACTCCACCATCTACATGGGCCGGTCCACCAAGGCGGGCCTGAATCCGGTGAGCGAGACCGAGAGCTACCTGTTCGTGCTCGACCCGCGCGACGGCCTCGAGTTTCTTCCGGTTGATCGATGGCCCAGCCTGCTGGCCGAGTTGTTGTCCGAGTTCGGCGGTGCCATCGGCGAGATTCGCAGCGGCCTGCTCGACGGCAGCCTGCCGCAGCACCGCATCGTCTATCGCCCGCTGGCCGGCCTGATGTTGTCGGCGCCGTGGCATCGCGGCCGCGTCGTCCTGCTCGGTGACGCGGTCCATGCGACCACGCCGCACCTGGCCTCCGGCGCGGGCATCGCGGTCGAAGGCGCGGTGGTGCTGGCGGATGAGCTGGCGCGCTGCCACTTCCTCGAGGGAGCGCTGACTGCCTATGCGGGCCGCCGTTACGACCGGGCGCGACTGGTGGTCGGTAGCTCGATGCGAATGGGTGAGATCGAGCAGTCCGGCGGCTCGAAGGAAGAACACACCGAGGTCATGGTGCATGCGATGCGTGCACTGACCGCATCCATTTGA
- a CDS encoding VOC family protein — translation MTDLFNHPGAIGSLRPHHFGISVPDLDAAVAWYARMLGFELEEQLFIAKIPARIAFLKRGDFRVEIFEVEGAAALPEDRRVPNLDLKTHGNKHMCFEVPDVPAAVAALRAAGADIAFELTVDGNPTAFVRDCAGNLIEFLQPFESRPARPARPA, via the coding sequence ATGACAGATCTTTTCAACCATCCCGGCGCCATCGGATCGCTGCGCCCGCATCACTTCGGCATCAGCGTGCCCGATCTGGACGCGGCCGTGGCCTGGTATGCGCGCATGCTTGGCTTCGAGCTCGAAGAGCAGCTGTTCATCGCCAAGATTCCGGCGCGCATCGCCTTCCTCAAGCGCGGTGACTTCCGCGTCGAGATCTTCGAGGTCGAGGGCGCCGCCGCGCTGCCCGAAGACCGGCGCGTGCCGAACCTGGATTTGAAGACGCATGGCAACAAGCACATGTGCTTCGAGGTGCCCGACGTGCCGGCGGCGGTGGCCGCGCTGCGCGCCGCGGGCGCCGACATCGCATTCGAACTCACGGTCGACGGCAATCCCACGGCGTTCGTGCGCGATTGCGCCGGCAACCTGATCGAGTTCCTGCAGCCTTTCGAATCGCGTCCGGCGCGCCCGGCGCGTCCGGCCTGA
- a CDS encoding SDR family NAD(P)-dependent oxidoreductase, with protein sequence MNHSTSARVALVTGAAGGLGQAFALRLAEAGHRLVLTDRLSCADIAGRICAQGGEAIELACDLADLADVQRFAAAAPAQAGRIDVLVNNAAFMPMRALAEITPALWRQIMTVNVDAPLFLAQALAPQMAARGWGRIINLASSTVWGPPPGMSAYATSKMAVVGLTRALASELGGQGITVNAISPGLTRHAGSAANIPAEAFEGVRARQFIPRTELPDDLTGALAFLASDAAGFITGQVLNVDGGGFGF encoded by the coding sequence ATGAACCATTCAACGTCCGCGCGCGTGGCCTTGGTGACCGGCGCCGCCGGTGGCTTGGGCCAGGCCTTTGCATTGCGCTTGGCCGAGGCCGGTCACCGGCTGGTGTTGACCGACCGGCTGTCGTGTGCCGATATCGCGGGCAGGATCTGCGCGCAAGGCGGAGAGGCCATCGAGCTGGCCTGCGACCTGGCGGACCTGGCCGACGTGCAACGCTTTGCCGCCGCGGCGCCGGCGCAGGCCGGCCGGATCGACGTGCTGGTCAACAACGCGGCCTTCATGCCGATGCGTGCGCTGGCCGAGATCACGCCCGCGCTGTGGCGCCAGATCATGACGGTCAACGTCGATGCGCCGCTGTTCCTGGCACAGGCGCTGGCGCCGCAGATGGCCGCGCGCGGCTGGGGTCGCATCATCAACCTGGCGTCCAGCACCGTCTGGGGCCCGCCCCCGGGCATGTCGGCCTATGCCACCAGCAAGATGGCCGTGGTCGGCCTCACGCGCGCGCTGGCCTCGGAACTGGGCGGGCAGGGCATCACCGTGAACGCCATCTCGCCCGGACTCACTCGCCACGCCGGCAGTGCCGCGAACATTCCGGCCGAAGCCTTCGAGGGTGTGCGCGCGCGCCAGTTCATTCCGCGCACCGAACTGCCCGACGACCTGACCGGCGCGCTGGCCTTCCTCGCCAGCGACGCCGCCGGCTTCATCACCGGCCAGGTCCTGAACGTGGATGGCGGCGGCTTCGGATTCTGA
- a CDS encoding NAD-dependent epimerase/dehydratase family protein: MSHVVVTGSQGFVGRALVERLLRDGLNGTPVTRLSLVDIAFDAAHADARVRQVGGSIADAGVRARLYATPVDAVFHLASIPGGAAEKNYAQGRAINLDATLGLLEDLRGQAVAGRPAPRFVFASTVAVHGEQLPPQVDEHTLPAPALSYGAHKLMGEYLVADASRLGWVEGCSLRLPGVVARPGDGAGLMSAFMSQLFWKLAAGQPLTVPVSPGGVAWWISVGACVDNLLHAACVDPQRFNARRSYQMPVLRLTIQQVVDALAERFGADRRALVSYAPDAFIERLFAAYPPLSTPQAEALGLAHDGTVQQLITRAMAD; this comes from the coding sequence GTGAGCCATGTCGTCGTCACCGGATCCCAGGGCTTCGTCGGCCGGGCGCTGGTCGAGCGCCTGCTGCGGGACGGCCTGAACGGCACGCCGGTCACCCGGCTGTCGCTGGTCGACATCGCCTTCGACGCGGCGCATGCCGATGCGCGCGTGCGGCAGGTGGGCGGCAGCATCGCCGATGCAGGCGTGCGCGCGCGGCTTTATGCGACGCCGGTGGATGCCGTGTTCCATCTCGCCAGCATTCCCGGCGGTGCGGCCGAGAAGAACTATGCGCAGGGCCGCGCGATCAATCTCGACGCCACGCTCGGGCTGCTCGAAGATCTGCGCGGCCAGGCCGTCGCGGGCCGGCCGGCGCCGCGTTTCGTGTTCGCCAGCACGGTGGCCGTCCATGGCGAGCAGCTGCCGCCGCAGGTCGACGAACACACGCTGCCGGCCCCGGCCCTGAGCTACGGTGCGCACAAGCTGATGGGCGAGTACCTGGTGGCCGACGCTTCGCGCCTGGGCTGGGTAGAGGGCTGTTCGCTGCGCCTGCCCGGCGTGGTGGCGCGCCCCGGCGACGGCGCCGGCCTGATGTCGGCCTTCATGAGCCAGTTGTTCTGGAAGCTCGCTGCCGGCCAGCCGCTCACGGTGCCGGTCTCGCCCGGGGGCGTGGCCTGGTGGATCTCGGTCGGCGCCTGCGTGGACAACCTGCTGCATGCGGCCTGTGTCGACCCGCAGCGTTTCAATGCCCGCCGCAGCTACCAGATGCCCGTGCTGCGGCTGACGATCCAGCAAGTGGTGGACGCGCTCGCCGAGCGCTTCGGCGCCGACCGGCGTGCGCTGGTCAGCTACGCCCCCGACGCCTTCATCGAACGCCTGTTCGCCGCCTATCCACCCCTGTCGACGCCGCAGGCCGAAGCGCTCGGCCTGGCCCACGACGGCACGGTCCAGCAACTCATCACCCGGGCCATGGCCGACTGA